The DNA region GCGGCTCCGGAGCGCCTCGTCAGCGATGTTCAGCGCCGCAAGGACGGCCAGCTTGGTCGACTCGCCGATGGGCACCGCCGAGGAGGCTGCGTCCATCGTGCGCTCGACGTAGCGGGCGAGCTTGTGGACGTACGCGGGATCGAGCGCGCTGCGGATCGGGTACCGCAGGCCCTGGATGTCGACCACCACCACGTGGTTCGGTGTGGCCTGCTCGCCGAGCGGCGTCTCGTCGTCCACGGGGTGGCGCGCGTTCACCGGCACATCACATCTGGAGGGCGTCGAGCTGGGCCAGCATGTCGGCCACGCGCGTCCGCACCTGATCCCGCTCCTCGCGCATGGACTGGAGCTCGGCGGCCACCCCGGCGGCGTCGGTGAGCTGCGCCTGCAGCGCATCCACTTCCTTGCCGAGCCGCTCGTTCTCGGTGCGCAGCTTGGCCGACTCGGCCCGGCTCTTCTCGACGAGGGCGATCAACTGGCGGATCTTCTCGTCGAGGCGCTCGACGACCCCGAGATCGGCGGTCGTGGTGGTGGTGCTCATGGTGCAGGCTCCCTGGCCTGCCTTGCGGCAGGCCGATTAGCGCAGGGTGGCGCCGTGTTCGGCGACCAGCGCCGCGAGGATGGCGTCGGTGGCATGCTGCACCTCGGCGTCCGTCAGCGTGCGCTCGGCCGCACGGAAGGTCAGCCTCAGTGACAGGCTCACCTTGCCCTCCGGCAGCGACTTGCCCTGGTAACGATCGAATTCGCGCACCCCCACCAGCGTGGCGGGGGCAGACGCCTGAATCGTGCCACGAACCCTGGCAGCCGGCAAGTCAGCCGCGACCACGATCGACAGGTCGCGCACCACCGACGGGTGCCGCGGCAGGGGCTGCATCACCGCCTGGTGATCGGGATTCCACTGCGGTGCCGCGAGGTCGAGGTCGAGTTCGGCCACCATCACGGCGTCGCCGGCGGGGAGTCCCCGGGCTTCGGCGAGCACGGGCGCGAGCTGCCCGGCCCAACCGACGTCGGCGCGCGTCCCGTCGGCCGCGACGACGACCAGCGTGGCCGCCCGTCCAGGCACCAGCGCCGGATGTTCGGCCGGCGCGACGTCGATGGTCACGCGCAACAGGTCGGCGAGCCGCTGCAGCACGCCGAGCACGTCGTAGAGATCCACGAGGCGACCGCTGCCGCTCCAGTGCTCGGCGGACGCCGCGCCGGTCCACGCGATCGCCACGCTGCGCGACTCGCCGTGCGCCGTGGTGAACCGCGTGCCGAGCTCGAACAGGCGGATGTCGCGCTGCTCGCGTCGACGGTTGTGCGAGAGGCTGTCGATCACGCCGGGCAGCAGCGACGGCCGCAGCACCGCGAACAGCTCGGACAGCGGGTTGGCGATCGCGACCGGAGCCGAATCGAACGGCGCGGCGGCGCCCTTCTCGATGAAGGTGAACGTGACCGCCTCGGCGAACCCGGCGCCCACCAGCAGATCGCGGACGCGCGCATCGCGCACCAGGCGCGGCGCCGGGCGCGCCGGCGGCGCCGAGAGCGCAGGGAAGGTCACCGGCAGGCGCTCGTAGCCGGCGCAGCGCGCGACCTCCTCGATGAGGTCCTCCTCGCGCGTCACGTCGCCACGCCAGCCGGGGACCGTGACGTCCCAGGTCGCCTGCCGCTGCCGCGTTGGCGCCTCGTCGCCCTCGAGCGCCGCGAGGTGGAAGCCGAGCGACGTCAGGATGTCCTCGACCTCGGACGCCGGCACCTCCATGCCCAGCACGCGCGCGATGCGTGGCCAGCGCAGGCCCACGGTCCGCGGCGCCGGCGCCGGCTCGCCGACGACGATCTCGCCGCCACGCTGGGTGCCCGCGCCGATCTCGGTGATCAACTGCACCGCGCGACGAAGCGCGCGCACGGGCATCGACCGATCCACGCCACGCTCGAAGCGGTACGACGCCTCGGTGGACAGGTTCAGGCGTCGGCGCGTGCGTCGCACCTGCGTCGGCTCGAAGTACGCGCTCTCGAGCGCGATCGTCTTCGTCGCGGCACTGATCTCCGTCGCGCCCCCGCCCATCACGCCAGCGACCGCCTGCGCGCCGGCATCGTCGGCGATCACCAGCATGTCGTCGGCCAGCGTGCGCTCGACGCCGTCGAGGGTCGTGAGGCGCTCGCCGGCCGTGGCCGTGCGCACGTCGAGATGGCCGCCCGCGATGGTGGCCAGGTCGA from Luteitalea sp. TBR-22 includes:
- the pheT gene encoding phenylalanine--tRNA ligase subunit beta, giving the protein MRILVSWLKEYVDVPVAIDQLARDLTMRGFEVASVDPVEGRPEDAVIDFEITANRPDCLSVIGMAREVAVKYGGSLRSPAAALGLRPSTFAKATADESAFDGENPVPGARNPVPGELRVTVARPDLCPVYSAAVMDVTVGPSPAWLVERLTLSGVRSINNIVDVTNYVLLELNQPLHAFDLATIAGGHLDVRTATAGERLTTLDGVERTLADDMLVIADDAGAQAVAGVMGGGATEISAATKTIALESAYFEPTQVRRTRRRLNLSTEASYRFERGVDRSMPVRALRRAVQLITEIGAGTQRGGEIVVGEPAPAPRTVGLRWPRIARVLGMEVPASEVEDILTSLGFHLAALEGDEAPTRQRQATWDVTVPGWRGDVTREEDLIEEVARCAGYERLPVTFPALSAPPARPAPRLVRDARVRDLLVGAGFAEAVTFTFIEKGAAAPFDSAPVAIANPLSELFAVLRPSLLPGVIDSLSHNRRREQRDIRLFELGTRFTTAHGESRSVAIAWTGAASAEHWSGSGRLVDLYDVLGVLQRLADLLRVTIDVAPAEHPALVPGRAATLVVVAADGTRADVGWAGQLAPVLAEARGLPAGDAVMVAELDLDLAAPQWNPDHQAVMQPLPRHPSVVRDLSIVVAADLPAARVRGTIQASAPATLVGVREFDRYQGKSLPEGKVSLSLRLTFRAAERTLTDAEVQHATDAILAALVAEHGATLR
- a CDS encoding cell division protein ZapA; amino-acid sequence: MNARHPVDDETPLGEQATPNHVVVVDIQGLRYPIRSALDPAYVHKLARYVERTMDAASSAVPIGESTKLAVLAALNIADEALRSRDEESRVASELVEKAAELERLIDAVLAKHGQFEI
- the zapB gene encoding cell division protein ZapB, which gives rise to MSTTTTTADLGVVERLDEKIRQLIALVEKSRAESAKLRTENERLGKEVDALQAQLTDAAGVAAELQSMREERDQVRTRVADMLAQLDALQM